GGGGCCAACACCGGTTGCGCAATGGGCCGCGGCCAGGTGGGCGGCTTCGACGGCCGAGGCTGCTGCGGCGTCTGCCAGCAACCCTTCGCTGCCGACCCAGTCACCCGCCAGGTACACGCCCGACATCTCGAGTGCGTCAACCGCAGGACGTCCGGCCATGCCACCACGGGCAGCAAGCGGCTGGCCGTGGGCAACGGTCAAGCGGTGCGAGTAGTGGATCTCGGCTATCTGGGCGGCGTCGATGCCCGCAGTGCGGGCCAAGGCCTCCAGCCGCGATCGGGTCGCGGTGTGATCGTGCGATTCACCATGGCGCAGGTAGCGCATCAGCCCGTAAAGGCTGTGCCCTGGCGGGGCGAGCGATGCTGGCGGGTCGTGGCGCGAGCAATAGAGGGGTTCGTCGATGCCGAGGATGAAGCCCACAGCGGCCTCGCCCACGATGCCGACGTCGAGGGTCGCGGCCGCAACCGGTGGTCCGGCATCGGGACGCAGATCGGGCGAGCCAACGACCAACCCCGCAACCGCCTCGGGCGACAGACCCGCCACCACAACCGCCGAAGCCTGGAGTGTTCGCGAGTTGTCCAGGGTCACCGAGGTGCCGTCGACGTGCGTCGCTGCGCACCGCTCTACGAACCGCACGCCCAGCTCGCGGCATGCACCAACCAGCCCGTCGACGATCTGCTGCCACCCGCCGTCGAGGTACAGCACACCAGATGAAAGCCCCAGCTTGACCTGCGCGATGGCGGCGTCGGCGCTGCCGATGTCGTGGTCGGCGCAGTAGGTGGTCAGGCGCACCAGGGCCTCGATCAGGCGCCGTACCTCAGGCTTCAACGCCAGCTCGTCGAGCCACTGGTCGACGCTCTGGTGGGCGTGGTCTGTCGGGTCTACTCGCTGCAACGATGCCAGCAGTTTGGCCAGCTGTGGCTTGGCCCGGCCGGGCACCAGATCGGAACGCATCAACGAAACTGCGCCGCCTGGCAGCAGCCCCAAGCGCTGATCGACCAGGCCCATGGCCCCCTTCAGTGGGGGAGGGGCACCCGTCACCTCGACGCCCAGATGCGAGAGCGCCCGGTGCAAGTGCTGGCCCGTGTACAGCGCGTGGGGTCCATGTCCGTGGCAGTATCCTTTTGCGTTTCGGGGCGACCGGCCCCGCCCGCCCGGTTCGCCTCGCTCGACCAGCGTCACCTTGTGTCCCAGCCGCGCCGCATGGCCCGCCGCCACCAGTCCGGCGATTCCGGCTCCTATGACGACGATGTCGGTGGGGTTGTGGTGGGGGTTTGTTGTTGCGTCCATGCCGTCTTGACGAGACAGCGCCGCAAAACGTGACGTCAGCTAGCTGAGGCCCTGCGCCTTGTCCCAGGCGGCGACACGTTCGGTGTCTTCGTAGTCTTCCCATCGGCGCAACCGGCCCCACTTGATGTCGAGGAAAGCAGCAGCCCGGTTGTTGTAGCGGTCCTGTCCGTCTGGTCCAGGTGAGAAGTCGTGAAGCCGAAGAGCCACCCGCAGGTTCCACGGCGGCCCGTTGACCAGGATGTCTTCGATGACGAATTGGTTGCCCTCGCGCACGAAACGATCGGCAAACGCTGTGCACTCGTCGATCCCCCTGTGTGTCGCGTGAGCCTGGCGGCCCTTCACCACGGGCCGGAACATCGTCGCCCAGGAGTTGTCGCCCGGAAACACGATCTCGACGTCGTCGCTGGCCATCGCGATCAGCAGCTTTGGATCGCCGCTGTTGAGGCGTTTGATCGAGTGGCGCACCAGGGCGCGCACCGCGGTCTTGTACATCACTGTCCCCTCTCGCCCGTAGCCGACGAGCTTGCGGCGAACTCGGCCGAGTGCAACGTTGCCATGGCGCTCAGAACCGCTCGCCTCGATCGTTGCTTGGTGCCCTCGTGTGCGGTCGGGTCCAGCGTGCCAAGGGCACGGGCAGCCTCGGTGGCCCGTGCCAGAACGTCGCCCGGGGCCACCAGCTCGTGGAAGAACCCGGCGCGTTCGGCCTCGGCGGGTGAGTAGAGCTTTGCGGTGACCGTTGCGTGGTCGAACCAGGTCGAGGCCAACTGGTGGCGTGCCAGCTCGATGCCGTAGTGCGGGATCGTCAGCCCGATGGCCACCTCGTTGAGACCTACCTTGAACGGCCCGTCGGCGCCTATCCGATGGTCGCAGGCCAACAGTGTGAACGCCCCTTGGGCAATGGCGTGGCCGTTGCAGGCAGCCACCGTTGGGTGCGGGTGGCCGAGTATCCGCTGGATCAGGTCGCCGCCGGCTCGCATCGTCTCGGCAACGACGGCTTGGGGTTGATCGAAGACCGCCAGGTCGTACCCGGCCGAAAAGATGTTGCCCCTGCCCGTGAGCACCACCACAGCACGGTCGCTTCTGGCCCTGGCGAAGGCCGCGTCGAGTTGGGAGATCATCTCCGCCGACATCACGTTGGCCTTGCCGTCGTCCATGACGATCGTGGCCACTCCATCGGACAGCTGGTAGGTGAGCAGGTCGGTCATCGTTTCTCCTAGAGGGTCGAACGCAGGGCGGCCAGGGCAGAGCGTTGAAACACGGTCGTCAGCTGGGTCGGCCGTTGAGCGACCAGGCCACGAGTCCACCGCCGGCAGTACTCCTGGGCGGGGCCGATGATCAGCGGGTGGCTGACGTCGACAGGCAGGCCTGCACAGAGGCCGTGTTCGGCGGCCCGTGCAGTCAGCTCGCCGATGGCGGCGAAGAACTGGTCGTTTGCCGCGCTCAGCTGACCCGCCGCCAACTCCAACAGTTCGTCTGGCTGGGTCATGAACAGGAAGTGGGCCCGCTGGCGGTTCGACTCGACCCACAACAGGTGGCTGGCCACGAACTGTTCCACCGTGTGTTTGGGGTCGCCGGGGCCCAGCGCAACTCGCGACGCCACGTTCTGGTAGTCGGCCATTGCGCCGACATAGACCTCGGCTGCCAGCGCGGCCTTGGAGGCGAAGGCATGAAACATGCTGCCCGACGACAGACCCAACGCTTTGCGAACCGAGTTCATCGAGAACGCGGCGTACCCGACGTCGAGCAGTTGCCGTTCGGCCTCGGCCAGGATGCGATCTCGGGTCGTCATTAGAGCGATACTCTAGAGAAGGACTCTAGTCACTGCAAGAGTGGGCTGCCAGGCACGCGCGTGGCAATGTGTGCGCCGATGTCGTCGATCGGAGAGTCATGCCCAGCGTGTTCATAACCTGCGCCGTCACGGGTGGAGGCGACACCGTCGGAAAGTCACCGCACGTGCCCGTGTCTCCCGAACAGATCGCTGACGCCGCGATCGAAGCGGCAAAGGCCGGTGCGGCGGTGGTTCACTGCCACGTTCGCGATCTCGACACCGGCAAGCAGAGTCGCGATCTCGACCTCTACAAGGAACTGACAGATCGCATCCGGTCGTCCAGCACCGACGTGGTGCTGAATCTCACTGGGGGCACGGGCGCCGACCTGACGCTGGGCGGGGTCGAGAATCCCCTGCCTTTGGATGAGGCCGGCACCGACCTGGCCGGGGCCACCGAGAGGATGGCCCACATACGCGAGTGCCTGCCCGAGATCGCCACCATCGACATGGGAACCATGAACTTCGGCGAGGGCGACTATGTCATGACCAACACCACAGGGCAGCTCGACGAGATCGCCCGCCAGTTCGCTGACCTGCCGGTGACCCCCGAGCTCGAGTGCTTCGACACCGGACACCTTTGGTATGCCAAGGACCAGGATCAGCGAGGCCTTTATGAGGGCAAGACCGTGCTGGCCCAGCTGTGCATGGGGGTTCCGTGGGGCGCACCCGACGACATGAACACCCTGATGGCGATGGTCAACAACGTGCCATCACACTGGCACTATTCGGCCTTCTCGATAGGTCGCCGTCAGCTGGAGTACGTGGCGGCCGCGGCCCTGGTGGGGGCCAACGTTCGGGTGGGGCTCGAAGACAATCTGTACCTGTCGCGGGGTGTGCTCGCGACCAACGGCCAACTGGTCGAGCGGGCGGTGACCATCCTCGAGGCCATGAACTTCGAGGTGCTGGGACCCGAGCAGGTCCGCAGCCGCCTGGGCCTCACCAAGGTCGGCTGAGGAGGGTCCCGGTGAGCGAATCTCACATTGCCATCGTCGGTGCGGGCGTGATCGGCGCCGCATGGGCCGCCCGGTTTGCGATGCACGGGTTCGACGTGCGCATCAGCGATCCATCGACTTCGACGTCCCGAGTGGTCGACGAGGTCATGTCGAACGCCCGAGCTGCCTGGGCCGACCTGGACCTGCCAGCGGGGGACGAGGGGCGCGTGACAATCGTCGATTCGATTGCCGATGCCGTCGATGGTGCGATGCACGTACAGGAATCGGCACCCGAGGACGTGGCCCTCAAGACCGGCATCCTCGCGGCCATCGCGGAAGCATGCCCGGCCGAGACCGTCATCGCATCCTCGACCTCGGGCATCCGGCCGTCGCAGTTGCAGACTGCGATCCGCCACCCCGAGCGGCTCGTGGTCGGTCACCCTTTCAATCCGGTGTACCTGCTGCCGCTGGTCGAGGTCGTGGGCGGCGAAGCGACGTCGACCGAGGCCATCGCAGCAGCGATGGCGACCTATCGCTCGGTTTCCATGCACCCGCTGCACGTGAGGGTCGAGATCGACGCGTTCATCGCCGACCGGCTGCTCGAGGCGGTGTGGCGCGAGGCCCTGTGGCTGGTGAAAGACGGTGTGGCCACCACCGCAGAGATCGACGACGCGATCCGCTATGGGTTCGGTCTTCGGTGGGCTCAGATGGGCTTGTTCGAGACCTATCGGGTGGCCGGCGGCGAAGGTGGGATGGCCCACTTCATGCGGCAGTTCGGACCGTGTCTCAGCTGGCCGTGGACCAAGCTCACCGACGTGCCCGAGCTGACCGAAGACCTGGTGCAACTGATTGCCGATCAGTCCGACGAACAGTCGGGCCAGCATTCGATACGCGAACTCGAACGACTCCGTGACCGGAACCTGGCCGCGATCCTGCGCTCGCTCGAAGCCAACGATTGGGCCGCAGGGGCAACGCTGGCCGAGCAGAGAAGGCGTCTGTCCTCGCAGTAGCAGCCGCTTCGCCGTCAGTCGCTGCCCGCGATGGTGCGGGCGGTGAGCAGCGCTGCGGTGCGCGGTCCCGACCGTGCCTGTGGCTCGGGTCGTTCGGGCGCTCCGTTGGCGGCGGCGTCGGCCAGGGCGAACGCCAAGATGTAGTGCTTGGTTTCGTTGAACGAGGCCGCGACCTCGGCGAATCCACCGACGACATCTGTGGCCGACCTGATCCTCACGACCTGGTCGGCCGATTCGCCTGGTGGCGCACAGTGTTTCGGGTCTGAGGTCACCAGATACTCGCGACAGGCCAGAGGGCGGTCGGGCCTGATCGAGCACACCCCGTCGTCCAGAAGCGGACACGCAACGTCGGCTTCTTCGGGGTCGTCGATGATCCGTCGAGAGCTCGAGTCGATCAGCGCTCGAGCTGCCGCCAGTAGGTCGTCGGGGCCGTAGACCACCGACGCAACGGGTAAGAGGGGCATCGACGTAACTGTCCGGTCAGAACTTGAAGATGCTGCCGACGTCGCGAAGTTCGACCTTGCCGTGGACGTTGCCTCTGTTGAGTTTCGGCGACGACGAGTCGTAGGTCATGGCCCTGAAATCCTGGATTTCGAAGTTGCCCATGAACCCCTCTACCTCGTCGGCCTCGGCCTCGGCCAATGCCGCAACGAGCTCGTTCAAGGCCGTTCGCACACGTGGTGTGGGGGTGTAGTCGTCGCCCATCTCGACGTTGATTCGAAGCTGATCGGAAGCAACAGGTGTAGTCATGCAACCGAGACGTTGGCCGTGGGCGGTGGTTACGTCCATGCGTCCGGTTTCGTCATCGGCGCGAGCGGGTAGGGCTCGATTCGATGAACGAACCCGCTGCCGGCCTCGAAGATGCTGCGAGCGGCCTGTGGTCGTCGATCGAGCGGCGTTGGAACGCTGGGATGGACGAGATCGATCGCATCCAGCGCCGGCGCAAGCCCACGGCGTTCGTGGTCGGCGTGCTGAAGAGGTTTGCCGAAGACCGCGGTGTTCAGCTGGGTACACTGATCGCTTACTACGGGCTGCTTTCGATCTTTCCCTTGATGGTGGTGTTGCTGACCGTGGCCGGCTTTGTGTTCGACAGCCGACCCGATCTTCGCGCCGACCTCGAGCGCACCGTCTTGCAGCAGTTCCCGACGATGGGCCCGACGATCCGCCAGAACACCCAGGCGATCCGTGGCAACTTCGTGTCGTTGGTGCTGGGTCTCGCCGGCGCAGTGTGGGCCGGGCTCGCCGCCGTGAACGCGGCCGAGGTGGCTTTGAACGGCATCTACAACGTGGCGCGCCACGAACGTCCAAACCCGATCAAACGCCGGCTCAAGTCGCTGCGGATGCTGCTGATACTGGGCCTGGGCGTGTTGGCCTCGGTGATGGTGGCCAACCTGGGGCGGGTGGTCGACGGCCTGGGCGGGTTGCAGGCCGTGTGGTTGGCGTGTGCGTCGATCGGCATCAACACGGCCCTGTATGCGCTGGCATACCGATCGTTGGTGTCGGCAGACCTCAGCTGGCGATCGGTAGCACCCGGGGCCGCGCTGGCCGGTTCGGTCTGGTGGCTGCTGACCACCGTGGGCGGCATCTACACAGAGCGCACTCTGGCCTCGGCGTCGGCCACCTACGGCGCTGTTGCCAGCGCGATCGCCCTGCTCGCCTGGATCTACCTGCAAGCGCAGGTGACCCTGATCGGCGCCGAAGTCAACGTCGTGTTGCGGCGGCGTTGGTGGCCACGAAGCCTCACCGGGCGTGATCTGACCACGGCCGACCGCGAGGCGATGAGGCTGCACCTGCAGAGCGAGAAGCTTCACGAGTCGATGCAGCTCGATGTCGACTTCGGTCAATGAGTGCCTCAACGCCCTCTGGTCAATGCCGTTTCGAGCCATGCCCAGTCATCCACGGCATGACAAATCTCACGTCGAATTGGTGATCGGTCGGACTGTTGCTTCAGCCGTTCTCGTTGGACGATCTAAGGCATGGAAACGTGCATTCGACTGAGAGGCGTAGAGAAGGTCTTCCCGGTGCCGGGCGGCGAGCCCGTGCGAGCCGTGAAGGGAATCGATCTCGAGATCGGTTCGGGTGAGATCGTCGCCCTGCTGGGCCCCAACGGCGCCGGCAAGACGACCACCATCGACATGATCCTGGGCTTTGCCGAGCCCACCGCCGGCGAGGTGTCGGTGTTCGCGATGAGTCCCAGGCAGGCCGTGGCCCAGGCCCGGGTGTCTGCGGTGCTGCAAACCGGTGGACTGCTGAGAGATCTGACCGTGCGCGAAACGGTTCAGCTGATCGCATCGACATATGGAAAGACCGACGCCGCCGCTGACGACGTCATCGAGCGCGCAGGACTGGCGGGGCGAAGCACCCGCATGGTCGCCAAGTGCTCGGGAGGCGAGCAGCAACGACTGCGGTTTGCCCTGGCCCTTCTGGCCGACCCCGACCTGTTGCTGCTGGACGAACCCACAGCTGGCATGGACGTCGAGGCCCGCCAGTCGTTCTGGGCGACGATGAAGACCGAGGCCCAGGCTGGTCGCACCATCGTGTTCGCAACCCACTACCTGCAAGAAGCCGAGGACTTCGCAGCCCGCACCGTGTTGTTGGCGT
Above is a genomic segment from Acidimicrobiales bacterium containing:
- a CDS encoding FAD-dependent oxidoreductase, encoding MTSRFAALSRQDGMDATTNPHHNPTDIVVIGAGIAGLVAAGHAARLGHKVTLVERGEPGGRGRSPRNAKGYCHGHGPHALYTGQHLHRALSHLGVEVTGAPPPLKGAMGLVDQRLGLLPGGAVSLMRSDLVPGRAKPQLAKLLASLQRVDPTDHAHQSVDQWLDELALKPEVRRLIEALVRLTTYCADHDIGSADAAIAQVKLGLSSGVLYLDGGWQQIVDGLVGACRELGVRFVERCAATHVDGTSVTLDNSRTLQASAVVVAGLSPEAVAGLVVGSPDLRPDAGPPVAAATLDVGIVGEAAVGFILGIDEPLYCSRHDPPASLAPPGHSLYGLMRYLRHGESHDHTATRSRLEALARTAGIDAAQIAEIHYSHRLTVAHGQPLAARGGMAGRPAVDALEMSGVYLAGDWVGSEGLLADAAAASAVEAAHLAAAHCATGVGPGDRGACDRART
- a CDS encoding nuclear transport factor 2 family protein; translated protein: MYKTAVRALVRHSIKRLNSGDPKLLIAMASDDVEIVFPGDNSWATMFRPVVKGRQAHATHRGIDECTAFADRFVREGNQFVIEDILVNGPPWNLRVALRLHDFSPGPDGQDRYNNRAAAFLDIKWGRLRRWEDYEDTERVAAWDKAQGLS
- a CDS encoding crotonase/enoyl-CoA hydratase family protein; the protein is MTDLLTYQLSDGVATIVMDDGKANVMSAEMISQLDAAFARARSDRAVVVLTGRGNIFSAGYDLAVFDQPQAVVAETMRAGGDLIQRILGHPHPTVAACNGHAIAQGAFTLLACDHRIGADGPFKVGLNEVAIGLTIPHYGIELARHQLASTWFDHATVTAKLYSPAEAERAGFFHELVAPGDVLARATEAARALGTLDPTAHEGTKQRSRRAVLSAMATLHSAEFAASSSATGERGQ
- a CDS encoding TetR/AcrR family transcriptional regulator produces the protein MTTRDRILAEAERQLLDVGYAAFSMNSVRKALGLSSGSMFHAFASKAALAAEVYVGAMADYQNVASRVALGPGDPKHTVEQFVASHLLWVESNRQRAHFLFMTQPDELLELAAGQLSAANDQFFAAIGELTARAAEHGLCAGLPVDVSHPLIIGPAQEYCRRWTRGLVAQRPTQLTTVFQRSALAALRSTL
- a CDS encoding 3-keto-5-aminohexanoate cleavage protein; translation: MPSVFITCAVTGGGDTVGKSPHVPVSPEQIADAAIEAAKAGAAVVHCHVRDLDTGKQSRDLDLYKELTDRIRSSSTDVVLNLTGGTGADLTLGGVENPLPLDEAGTDLAGATERMAHIRECLPEIATIDMGTMNFGEGDYVMTNTTGQLDEIARQFADLPVTPELECFDTGHLWYAKDQDQRGLYEGKTVLAQLCMGVPWGAPDDMNTLMAMVNNVPSHWHYSAFSIGRRQLEYVAAAALVGANVRVGLEDNLYLSRGVLATNGQLVERAVTILEAMNFEVLGPEQVRSRLGLTKVG
- a CDS encoding 3-hydroxyacyl-CoA dehydrogenase NAD-binding domain-containing protein, with the translated sequence MSESHIAIVGAGVIGAAWAARFAMHGFDVRISDPSTSTSRVVDEVMSNARAAWADLDLPAGDEGRVTIVDSIADAVDGAMHVQESAPEDVALKTGILAAIAEACPAETVIASSTSGIRPSQLQTAIRHPERLVVGHPFNPVYLLPLVEVVGGEATSTEAIAAAMATYRSVSMHPLHVRVEIDAFIADRLLEAVWREALWLVKDGVATTAEIDDAIRYGFGLRWAQMGLFETYRVAGGEGGMAHFMRQFGPCLSWPWTKLTDVPELTEDLVQLIADQSDEQSGQHSIRELERLRDRNLAAILRSLEANDWAAGATLAEQRRRLSSQ
- a CDS encoding YihY/virulence factor BrkB family protein; translated protein: MNEPAAGLEDAASGLWSSIERRWNAGMDEIDRIQRRRKPTAFVVGVLKRFAEDRGVQLGTLIAYYGLLSIFPLMVVLLTVAGFVFDSRPDLRADLERTVLQQFPTMGPTIRQNTQAIRGNFVSLVLGLAGAVWAGLAAVNAAEVALNGIYNVARHERPNPIKRRLKSLRMLLILGLGVLASVMVANLGRVVDGLGGLQAVWLACASIGINTALYALAYRSLVSADLSWRSVAPGAALAGSVWWLLTTVGGIYTERTLASASATYGAVASAIALLAWIYLQAQVTLIGAEVNVVLRRRWWPRSLTGRDLTTADREAMRLHLQSEKLHESMQLDVDFGQ
- a CDS encoding ABC transporter ATP-binding protein, which translates into the protein METCIRLRGVEKVFPVPGGEPVRAVKGIDLEIGSGEIVALLGPNGAGKTTTIDMILGFAEPTAGEVSVFAMSPRQAVAQARVSAVLQTGGLLRDLTVRETVQLIASTYGKTDAAADDVIERAGLAGRSTRMVAKCSGGEQQRLRFALALLADPDLLLLDEPTAGMDVEARQSFWATMKTEAQAGRTIVFATHYLQEAEDFAARTVLLASGLIVADGPTDLVRKRAAGRTVRASVAAEHMSSVVSELRARAGVRSVSTEGDRVVVDTTESDLIARRLLDLGGFDLEIEPASLERAFLELTNR